The following proteins come from a genomic window of Methanosarcina sp. MTP4:
- a CDS encoding cysteine desulfurase: MYDVYAVRKDFPVLKEVVYLDSTATTQTPVPAVEAMNEFFYRYAGNHGRGAHRLARETTNHYEDARETVARFLNSEPSKTVFTKNTTEGINLVANSYPWEAGDHIITTLIEHHSNLLPWLRLQKFGVNITVVHPDREGRIDPAVIEAAITDRTKLIAVTQVSNVFGSVQDVERITKIAHRHGIKILIDGAQSAGHMPVDLSALGCDFFATAGHKGLLGPQGTGVLYIKEPDELESASVGGGAVSEVSGLSFVLEPSPACFEAGTPNIPGVIGLGRAVEYVKEIGVPEIEKQEITLARETAKRLSELEHVEVYGPENRAGVVPFNVRGLHAHDVALILDQSRKICVRSGHHCAIPSVRFLEVDSTVRASFALYNTEEEVDILVNAVNELKALVG, from the coding sequence ATGTACGATGTATATGCGGTTCGCAAAGATTTCCCTGTTTTAAAAGAAGTCGTGTACCTCGATAGCACGGCGACCACGCAGACCCCGGTACCTGCGGTTGAAGCCATGAACGAATTCTTCTATAGATACGCAGGCAACCACGGGAGGGGAGCCCACCGCCTGGCCCGCGAGACCACAAACCACTATGAAGACGCGAGGGAAACGGTAGCCCGCTTCCTGAACAGCGAACCCTCAAAGACCGTTTTTACAAAAAACACCACTGAAGGGATCAACCTCGTGGCAAACAGTTACCCCTGGGAAGCAGGAGACCACATCATCACAACCCTGATAGAGCACCATTCCAACCTTCTGCCCTGGCTGCGCCTGCAAAAGTTCGGGGTAAACATAACGGTCGTGCACCCTGACAGGGAAGGCAGGATCGATCCGGCTGTCATAGAAGCTGCCATCACCGACAGGACGAAGCTTATTGCGGTAACCCAGGTCTCAAACGTCTTTGGCTCCGTCCAGGACGTGGAAAGGATTACGAAAATTGCCCACCGGCATGGCATAAAGATCCTGATTGACGGCGCCCAGTCCGCAGGACACATGCCAGTTGATCTCTCCGCGCTTGGCTGCGACTTTTTTGCGACCGCAGGCCATAAGGGCCTCCTCGGTCCCCAGGGCACGGGGGTCCTGTATATAAAGGAGCCGGATGAGCTCGAAAGTGCCTCCGTTGGAGGTGGGGCTGTCTCGGAAGTAAGCGGGCTCTCTTTTGTCCTGGAACCTTCCCCGGCCTGTTTTGAAGCCGGAACCCCAAACATCCCCGGCGTAATCGGGCTTGGAAGGGCAGTTGAATATGTAAAGGAAATCGGAGTTCCCGAAATAGAAAAGCAGGAAATTACGCTTGCGCGGGAGACGGCAAAGAGGCTTTCCGAACTTGAACATGTGGAGGTTTACGGCCCCGAAAATAGGGCTGGGGTCGTGCCCTTCAACGTCCGTGGGCTGCACGCCCATGACGTTGCCCTGATCCTGGACCAGAGCAGGAAAATCTGCGTCCGAAGCGGCCATCACTGCGCAATCCCCAGCGTCCGCTTTCTGGAAGTGGATAGTACGGTAAGGGCATCCTTTGCACTGTACAATACCGAAGAAGAAGTAGACATCCTGGTAAACGCGGTCAACGAACTCAAAGCCCTAGTTGGCTGA
- a CDS encoding RAD55 family ATPase, with amino-acid sequence MERITSGIRGLDPLLGGGYPEGKGILITGPTGSGKTIIGIHFLYSNCSAGKKGLLILTRGLLEDLVLQSKDLGMDLEPFIDSGTLVVENVFENRIRETISSSRLGKGLEIREKDRISQIKTLSKDVEVVVQDSLGAFTSTQGCVGGDPFKKFDPIYRILAEHGCTSLFLIDDRAHQQLKGFADYLVFGKIELKLREDGISGKFSRYLSVTKMRATELSLENVQFELTSSGIRVK; translated from the coding sequence ATGGAGCGAATAACAAGCGGAATCAGAGGGTTAGACCCTCTTCTGGGAGGCGGGTACCCTGAAGGAAAAGGAATCCTTATCACAGGACCCACAGGTTCCGGAAAAACAATCATCGGGATACATTTTTTGTACAGTAACTGCAGCGCCGGAAAGAAAGGACTTTTGATCCTGACCAGAGGACTTCTGGAAGACCTGGTCCTGCAGTCAAAAGACCTGGGAATGGACCTTGAACCCTTTATAGATTCAGGGACACTTGTGGTAGAAAATGTTTTTGAGAACCGCATCCGGGAAACAATTTCTTCTTCGCGTCTGGGAAAAGGGCTTGAAATCAGGGAAAAAGACAGGATATCACAAATAAAAACCCTCTCAAAAGATGTTGAAGTTGTTGTTCAGGACAGCCTTGGGGCATTCACAAGTACGCAGGGCTGTGTTGGAGGAGACCCTTTCAAAAAGTTCGACCCTATCTACAGAATCCTAGCAGAACACGGGTGCACATCCCTTTTCCTCATAGACGACCGTGCCCATCAGCAGCTTAAGGGTTTTGCAGACTACCTGGTATTCGGGAAAATCGAACTGAAACTCAGGGAAGATGGCATAAGTGGAAAATTTTCACGCTACCTTTCGGTAACAAAGATGCGCGCCACAGAGCTCTCCCTTGAAAACGTCCAGTTTGAGCTGACCTCGTCCGGGATCAGGGTAAAATAA